The following coding sequences are from one Gossypium hirsutum isolate 1008001.06 chromosome A12, Gossypium_hirsutum_v2.1, whole genome shotgun sequence window:
- the LOC107948184 gene encoding chitinase domain-containing protein 1 isoform X1 — protein MARRRERRGEPSQDRRKDRVGPATREEKLNDSDASERKLIGIFILFFIIIPAVSVLVYVYKYGSGTKRLEPVITERGPIKTDINFQEILTENTNVAGNESQRNYDYPVLAYITPWNSKGYEMAKRFNSKFTHLSPVWYDLKSHGNSLILEGRHNADKGWISELRMRGNALILPRIVLEAFPTELLKKKKQMDKAIDLMVTECKEMEYDGIVLESWSRWAAYGVLHNPDLRNMALKFIKQLGHALHSVASTRNPKQQLQLVYVVGPPHSDALQQHDFGPADLQSLSGSVDGFSLMTYDFSGPNNPGPNAPLNWIRFTLRLLLGSTGNNAQRLAPKIFLGINFYGNDFILSEGSGGAGAILGRDYLSLLENHRPQLQWEKNSGEHFFVYFDDNNVRHAVFYPSLMSIYMRLEEARFWGTGISIWEIGQGLDYFFDLL, from the exons ATGGCGAGGAGGCGGGAGCGCCGGGGGGAACCGAGTCAGGACCGGCGCAAAGATCGAGTTGGACCAGCAACTCGAGAAGAAAAACTCAACGACTCAGATGCTTCGGAGCGTAAGCTTATCGGTATATTCATACTCTTCTTCATCATAATTCCGGCAGTATCTGTTCTCGTATACGTATACAAATACGGTTCAGGAACGAAACGTTTGGAACCGGTCATAACGGAGCGAGGACCCATCAAAACTGACATTAATTTCCAGGAGATCCTCACT GAGAATACGAACGTAGCTGGAAATGAATCGCAAAGAAATTATGATTATCCAGTATTGGCTTACATTACTCCATG GAATTCGAAGGGATATGAAATGGCAAAGAGGTTTAATTCTAAGTTTACTCACTTATCACCTGTTTGGTATGATTTGAAAAG CCATGGAAACAGCTTGATTCTGGAAGGGAGACATAATGCTGATAAAGGATGGATATCAGAGCTTAGAATGAGGGGAAATGCTTTG ATATTACCTAGAATAGTTTTGGAAGCATTTCCTACAGAGCTGcttaaaaagaagaaacaaatggATAAAGCTATTGACCTCATGGTAACTGAGTGCAA AGAAATGGAGTATGATGGTATTGTGCTAGAGTCTTGGTCGAGATGGGCTGCATACGGTGTCTTGCATAATCCAGACTTGAGGAATATG GCCCTCAAGTTTATAAAACAACTCGGACATGCACTGCATTCTGTGGCATCAACAAGGAATCCCAAGCAACAATTGCAGTTGGTATATGTTGTAGGTCCACCACATTCAGATGCGCTCCAGCAGCATGATTTTGGACCAGCTGATCTTCAGAGCTTGAGTGGTTCTGTGGATGGTTTTTCACTTATGACCTATGACTTCTCGGGTCCTAATAATCCTGGTCCAAATGCACCTCTCAACTGGATACGCTTTACCTTACGGCTGCTTCTTGGTTCCACGGGAAACAATGCTCAGAGATTGGCTCCAAAGATATTTCTTGGCATCAATTTTTATGGCAATGATTTTATCCTTTCAGAAG GTTCTGGTGGTGCTGGAGCTATCCTTGGTAGAGATTACCTCTCATTGTTGGAAAATCATAGGCCTCAACTACAATGGGAAAAGAACAGTGGAGAGCATTTTTTCGTATATTTCGATGATAACAATGTCAGACATGCGGTGTTCTACCCTTCGTTGATGTCGATTTACATGCGGCTAGAGGAAGCTCGATTCTGGGGAACTGGCATTTCGATATGGGAAATCGGACAAGGTTTGGATTACTTCTTTGATCTTCTATGA
- the LOC107948184 gene encoding chitinase domain-containing protein 1 isoform X2 has product MARRRERRGEPSQDRRKDRVGPATREEKLNDSDASERKLIGIFILFFIIIPAVSVLVYVYKYGSGTKRLEPVITERGPIKTDINFQEILTENTNVAGNESQRNYDYPVLAYITPWNSKGYEMAKRFNSKFTHLSPVWYDLKSHGNSLILEGRHNADKGWISELRMRGNALILPRIVLEAFPTELLKKKKQMDKAIDLMVTECKEMEYDGIVLESWSRWAAYGVLHNPDLRNMALKFIKQLGHALHSVASTRNPKQQLQLVYVVGPPHSDALQQHDFGPADLQSLSGSVDGFSLMTYDFSGPNNPGPNAPLNWIRFTLRLLLGSTGNNAQRLAPKIFLGINFYGNDFILSED; this is encoded by the exons ATGGCGAGGAGGCGGGAGCGCCGGGGGGAACCGAGTCAGGACCGGCGCAAAGATCGAGTTGGACCAGCAACTCGAGAAGAAAAACTCAACGACTCAGATGCTTCGGAGCGTAAGCTTATCGGTATATTCATACTCTTCTTCATCATAATTCCGGCAGTATCTGTTCTCGTATACGTATACAAATACGGTTCAGGAACGAAACGTTTGGAACCGGTCATAACGGAGCGAGGACCCATCAAAACTGACATTAATTTCCAGGAGATCCTCACT GAGAATACGAACGTAGCTGGAAATGAATCGCAAAGAAATTATGATTATCCAGTATTGGCTTACATTACTCCATG GAATTCGAAGGGATATGAAATGGCAAAGAGGTTTAATTCTAAGTTTACTCACTTATCACCTGTTTGGTATGATTTGAAAAG CCATGGAAACAGCTTGATTCTGGAAGGGAGACATAATGCTGATAAAGGATGGATATCAGAGCTTAGAATGAGGGGAAATGCTTTG ATATTACCTAGAATAGTTTTGGAAGCATTTCCTACAGAGCTGcttaaaaagaagaaacaaatggATAAAGCTATTGACCTCATGGTAACTGAGTGCAA AGAAATGGAGTATGATGGTATTGTGCTAGAGTCTTGGTCGAGATGGGCTGCATACGGTGTCTTGCATAATCCAGACTTGAGGAATATG GCCCTCAAGTTTATAAAACAACTCGGACATGCACTGCATTCTGTGGCATCAACAAGGAATCCCAAGCAACAATTGCAGTTGGTATATGTTGTAGGTCCACCACATTCAGATGCGCTCCAGCAGCATGATTTTGGACCAGCTGATCTTCAGAGCTTGAGTGGTTCTGTGGATGGTTTTTCACTTATGACCTATGACTTCTCGGGTCCTAATAATCCTGGTCCAAATGCACCTCTCAACTGGATACGCTTTACCTTACGGCTGCTTCTTGGTTCCACGGGAAACAATGCTCAGAGATTGGCTCCAAAGATATTTCTTGGCATCAATTTTTATGGCAATGATTTTATCCTTTCAGAAG attga
- the LOC107948183 gene encoding phospholipase A1 PLIP1, chloroplastic has translation MACASMAVPTSRVASKAKEEEINGLRRLDSSMNKAGIRRSYSDNHLCCSINRIRAAASTKPTMTKSSSVGILPSLLPVQISSSIIPNSVRSFWFDDNDDEEEEIKRANWVNRLLEVHSRWKHRQIEDGVEGGEIYDENENDGNEDEHEGGCEVNYNSDEEGDEVVYDRESFSKLLVRVPLSDTKLFSELAFLCNIAYVIPKIEGMELRKYYGLKFVTSSIEKKAEVATIKAKMDQDSIRVPVATPKSTELEKVEGTETKRLISLSAVYEIAASAAYYVQSRAKGLLSPGFKSPVEDERDSRRSGDEHEMEGENSPRVYNSEVAAYMAASAMTAVVRSGEKEKQETAKDLQSLQSSPCEWFVCDELSTYTRCFVIQGSDSLASWQANLLFEPTTFEDTDVLVHRGIYEAAKGIYEQFLPEIMDHLNRHGDRAKLQFTGHSLGGSLSLLVSLMLLAKKVVKPSALRPVVTFGSPFVFCGGQKILEEFGLDDNHVHCVMMHRDIVPRAFSCKYPNHVAIVLKRLPGSLRSHRCLLKNKLLYTPLGKLFIVQPSEKSSPPHPLLPLGTALYELDKTHNGYSTKALKAFLYCPHPLDTLSDLTAYGSEGTILRDHDSSNYLKAINGVLRQHKKTVPSLTTRTVSDTSLLWPLLVSPSPRTWNHHRQMMFSNKEIMTGV, from the exons ATGGCATGCGCATCCATGGCTGTCCCTACCTCTCGAGTCGCCTCGAAGGCGAAAGAGGAAGAGATCAACGGGCTTCGAAGATTGGATTCCAGCATGAATAAAGCTGGCATTCGAAGGTCTTATTCTGACAATCACCTTTGTTGTTCTATCAATCGGATACGTGCCGCTGCATCGACGAAGCCGACCATGACAAAGAGCAGTTCGGTCGGGATCCTTCCATCGTTGCTGCCGGTTCAAATATCAAGTTCCATAATTCCAAACTCAGTTAGGTCGTTTTGGTTCGACGACAATGATGATGAAGAGGAGGAAATAAAGAGGGCGAATTGGGTGAATAGGTTGCTGGAAGTTCATAGTCGTTGGAAACATAGACAAATAGAAGATGGTGTTGAAGGAGGTGAAATATATGATGAGAACGAAAACGATGGCAATGAAGATGAACATGAAGGTGGCTGCGAAGTGAACTACAACTCCGATGAAGAAGGAGACGAAGTGGTGTACGACCGTGAATCGTTCTCGAAATTATTAGTTCGAGTTCCATTGTCTGATACCAAGCTGTTTTCTGAGCTTGCCTTCTTATGCAACATAGCTTATGTCATACCAAAGATTGAG GGAATGGAGTTAAGAAAATATTACGGTCTAAAGTTTGTGACATCGTCTATCGAAAAGAAAGCGGAAGTGGCTACGATCAAGGCCAAAATGGATCAGGATTCTATTCGTGTACCTGTTGCTACCCCAAAAAGTACTGAGTTGGAGAAAGTTGAGGGTACTGAGACGAAGCGTCTGATCAGCCTATCTGCTGTTTATGAGATTGCTGCTTCGGCTGCGTACTACGTTCAGTCACGAGCAAAGGGTCTTTTGTCCCCTGGATTTAAGTCACCAGTGGAAGATGAAAGGGATTCGCGTAGATCCGGGGATGAGCATGAAATGGAAGGGGAGAATTCGCCTCGAGTATATAACTCGGAGGTGGCTGCATACATGGCAGCATCGGCGATGACTGCGGTGGTTAGATCTGGGGAGAAGGAAAAACAAGAGACGGCAAAGGACCTTCAGTCTCTGCAGTCATCACCTTGCGAATGGTTTGTTTGCGACGAGTTGAGCACGTATACTCGCTGTTTTGTAATTCAG GGGTCCGACTCTCTAGCATCGTGGCAGGCGAACCTTTTGTTCGAGCCTACTACATTTGAGGATACTGATGTGCTTGTTCATAGAGGAATTTATGAAGCTGCAAAAGGCATATATGAACAATTCTTGCCTGAAATTATGGATCATCTAAATCGGCACGGGGACCGTGCGAAGCTTCAATTCACCGGTCATTCCCTTGGGGGAAGTCTTTCTCTTTTAGTTAGCTTAATGTTGTTAGCTAAGAAAGTCGTAAAGCCTTCTGCTCTTCGACCGGTTGTCACTTTTGGGTCACCGTTTGTGTTTTGCGGAGGTCAAAAGATACTGGAAGAATTCGGGTTAGACGATAACCATGTTCATTGCGTGATGATGCACCGAGACATCGTCCCTAGAGCCTTTTCCTGCAAATATCCGAACCATGTTGCTATTGTCCTCAAGCGTTTGCCTGGTTCCCTCCGATCTCACCGTTGTTTGCTAAAAAAT AAACTTTTGTACACTCCGCTTGGGAAACTATTCATTGTCCAACCGAGCGAGAAGTCGTCTCCGCCACACCCCCTACTCCCTCTCGGAACCGCTCTTTACGAATTAGACAAGACACATAACGGATACTCCACGAAAGCACTTAAGGCTTTCCTCTATTGTCCTCATCCATTGGATACCCTCAGTGATCTTACGGCATATGGCTCAGAAGGTACTATTTTACGAGACCATGACTCGAGCAACTACTTGAAAGCAATCAATGGGGTCTTAAGGCAACACAAAAAGACCGTCCCGAGCCTCACGACGAGGACAGTATCGGATACAAGCTTATTATGGCCGTTGCTCGTTTCACCATCCCCTCGCACATGGAACCATCATAGACAAATGATGTTCTCAAACAAGGAGATAATGACTGGTGTCTGA